The segment CACTGAGGAGAAGGAAAAGTACCTGTTGCTGACAGTGAACATCTCAGGATCCTGATTCATGACGAGATGGTCCAGAGGACAATACTCTTCTCCAGTTTCCTGGTCATGAAGCACAGAATGACGATGACTGAAGGTTCCTCTTTCCACATCTTGACCACTTAAACGGACATGGTTGCCTTCCACAACTAATGTAGCTAAAGCAAGAGCTTCCGCAAGCGCCCAGTCAATACCTTCTCCCGTTTCAATCATCTGAGCACGCTGTTCATAAACTTTCTTCACCGCTCTGTGAGGCTTGAAGTTTTCAGGAAGCGACGAAATCGCCTTGCCAACAGTCTTAAGTATCTCTGGCTTCACGCTGCAAAAAGAGTGTAAGAGTTTAAGTGCCAATAGAGaattcaagaaaagaaaagaaaaggacaAAACTCTACTCACCCTGTGTTTCTAACACGAGAGATCTGCTCAGGAGACTTGAACCCAGCCCAATTGGTCGAAAGCCAATCACGCTTCTTAGACAGATAATCTTTACTAGCAACAAACTCTTCACTGAGAATAGTGTTAACCTTCTCCTGTATCCTGTCAATATCCTGCTGCGATATCTCGCCGCACTCCAAGAGCTTCTTGTGGTATATCTGAAGCGTCGAGGGATGGTTCTTGATCACCTTGTACATTTTCGGCTGAGTGAAAGACGGTTCATCAATCTCATTATGCCCAAACCTCCTGTAACAAACCAAATCAACCACAACGTCGGAATGAAACGTCTGACGCCACTCAGCAGCAAGCTCACAGGCGTGCACAACAGCTTCAACATCGTCACCATTCACATGGAAGATGGGGGCACTCAAGGCCTTGGCGACATCGGTACAGTACTGAGAAGATCTCCCAGCTCTCGGATCCGTGGTGAACGCCACTTGGTTGTTCACCACAATGTGGATAGTACCACCAGTGGTGTAGTTAGGGAGAGCGCTAAGATGAAGCGTCTCGTAAACCACTCCTTGTCCAGCGAAACTACCGTCTCCGTGGATCAAAATCCCCAAGTTCTTGGTCCTGTCCATGTCCTTGGAGTAGTACTGCTTCGCTCTTGTTTTACCCACAACAACTGAATCTGCAGCTTCTAAATGACTCGGGTTTGCAACCAACGAGAGATGGATCTTCTTCCCACCTCTCGTGGGCCTATCATAAGAGGTTCCCAAGTGGTACTTAACATCACCCGTTCCGGTGTATCCAACTTCATCAACCGGCCTTATCCCGCCGCTGAACTCGCTGAAGATCTGACGTAACGGCTTCCTAACGACATTACCCAAAACGTTCAACCTCCCTCTGTGAGACATTCCGATAACAATGCTCTCAACGCCGAGATCCGCCGCCCTGTCAAACATCTCCTTCATCCCCGGGATCAGCGACTCTCCACCTTCGAGCCCGAACCTCTTAGCAGTGGTCCACTTGGTAGCTAAGAAATTCTCAAACTGAGTGCTCCACGCCAGCCTGTCGAGAATCACTTCACGCCGCTCCCTGTTGTATCTCCAGGGAGTGGGCGTCTCGATCTTTTCTCTAAGCCAGTTACATTTATCCCGATCCGCAATGTGCATATACTCAAAACCTATACTCCCACAGTAAGCCTGCTGGAGCCTCGCCAAAATGGAGCGGAGCGTCTGCACGGGACGGTTCTCGGACATGAACCCGGACATCTGCCAGACTCCCAAGAAGAACTCTCTGTCGAGATCAGCCTCTGTGAATCCGTATAGAGCCAAGTCAAGATCCTCGGGGATCTCTCTTTGTTCGAGACCTAAGGGATCCAAGTTGGCTTTCATGTGGCCGTTGACCTGATAGGCTCTGACGAGCAGCAAGAGATTCATACTCTCTTGGATAGTTTGGCCGGAGATGCCTGGCGAGGTCGCGGCTTGACCGACGAAGTTACGAAAGAAATTGTCCCAGGACTCGTCGACGCTGGTGGGATCGGATTCCCAGGCTCTTTGGAGCTCCTCGAGGTAGACGCTGCTGGTGCCATCTAAGAAGCTGTCTGTTAGTTTGGAGAGGGGGACGGCTCGGGGGATAGGAGCGGTGGTGCTCTGTGGGTTTGGTCTGTGGAGAGATGAGTGGAAGGAACGGGTTTGAGAAGGGAGGGAGCGTGTTCTTGTGGCGTATGAAGTGCCCTGATTTAGGATCCTTCGTACGGCAAGCTTTGTCACATTCGAGCCGGCTCGAAACCACACCATCTTCACCAGATCACCACCAAAAGCTTTCAACTTTCAATACCTACGAATAGAGAATCAGGAAAGAACGAATAAAAGAgaagtctttttcttttttaatgagAATCATATTCGAGAAATCAAGATGAGGCAAGATTCGATAGATCTGTATTGTTTGATTAAGAAGGATTCATGAGGAAGGGAGAGAGTTACCTGGAGGCGGAGGAGAAGACCGAACCAAAGAAATGTAACAATGAGGAGGAAGAGAGGGAgggttttttaattttattgtaatGGAATTTGATTATATTTATTGCAAATGCGAACTTTTACGGTAATAAAGATATATGGTGTGTTGATTTTTCTGTGGAAGATATGTCAAATAAATACCATAaagtgagaagaagaagaagaagaaggttgaATGTGATTTACTGAATATTTATTTCTGCTAAAAATGGATTTTATTAGGcgaatatattattattattaaataaatggATGGACTTTGGAGGGTGGCTACTGGCTAGGAGATGCGGAATGGGTCCGATTCCGTATGAAACGCCGTTCGTCTATTTGTCAAAAGTCCAGTTTTCTCGGAAAACCTTTGACAGTCCCCAAGGTTCAGCTTCTAGAAACAGATGCAGCTTCTAACTCATTTCTCGGAAGTCTATGAAATAGACCCGACGGTGCCGAACCATTTGTCCTCACACTTCCACTTTACTACGTAAATGCCCTTCCCACACATGGGCAGTGCTAAATGCAACACCACTATGCAATTGCCTGTTTCCACGTGT is part of the Brassica rapa cultivar Chiifu-401-42 chromosome A09, CAAS_Brap_v3.01, whole genome shotgun sequence genome and harbors:
- the LOC103839144 gene encoding 2-oxoglutarate dehydrogenase, mitochondrial gives rise to the protein MVWFRAGSNVTKLAVRRILNQGTSYATRTRSLPSQTRSFHSSLHRPNPQSTTAPIPRAVPLSKLTDSFLDGTSSVYLEELQRAWESDPTSVDESWDNFFRNFVGQAATSPGISGQTIQESMNLLLLVRAYQVNGHMKANLDPLGLEQREIPEDLDLALYGFTEADLDREFFLGVWQMSGFMSENRPVQTLRSILARLQQAYCGSIGFEYMHIADRDKCNWLREKIETPTPWRYNRERREVILDRLAWSTQFENFLATKWTTAKRFGLEGGESLIPGMKEMFDRAADLGVESIVIGMSHRGRLNVLGNVVRKPLRQIFSEFSGGIRPVDEVGYTGTGDVKYHLGTSYDRPTRGGKKIHLSLVANPSHLEAADSVVVGKTRAKQYYSKDMDRTKNLGILIHGDGSFAGQGVVYETLHLSALPNYTTGGTIHIVVNNQVAFTTDPRAGRSSQYCTDVAKALSAPIFHVNGDDVEAVVHACELAAEWRQTFHSDVVVDLVCYRRFGHNEIDEPSFTQPKMYKVIKNHPSTLQIYHKKLLECGEISQQDIDRIQEKVNTILSEEFVASKDYLSKKRDWLSTNWAGFKSPEQISRVRNTGVKPEILKTVGKAISSLPENFKPHRAVKKVYEQRAQMIETGEGIDWALAEALALATLVVEGNHVRLSGQDVERGTFSHRHSVLHDQETGEEYCPLDHLVMNQDPEMFTVSNSSLSEFGVLGFELGYSMESPNSLVLWEAQFGDFANGAQVIFDQFISSGEAKWLRQTGLVVLLPHGYDGQGPEHSSARLERYLQMSDDNPYVIPDMEPTMRKQIQECNWQIVNATTPANYFHVLRRQIHRDFRKPLIVMAPKNLLRHKDCKSNLSEFDDVQGHPGFDKQGTRFKRLIKDQNDHSDLEEGIRRLVLCSGKVYYELDDERKKVGASDVAICRVEQLCPFPYDLIQRELKRYPNAEIVWCQEEAMNMGAFSYITPRLWTAMRSLGRGDMEDIKYVGRGPSAATATGFYTFHVKEQAELVQKAIGKEPIS